Genomic segment of Ostrinia nubilalis chromosome 10, ilOstNubi1.1, whole genome shotgun sequence:
agcagatttttttcaaaaagtatcattttttataatttgttggccttttttatgtattttgtgtatttttttagtatcgcttgTTTTTTAggattattactgtttttattttatcaggatattccgcttagtttaaaagttattacgttttccttacaataagtaattggaagaaaaaaaaatctataaaaaaataaaaaaaaataaaaaaaaaatttgaccacttttttgtcgataaaaataggtctagtttcatctattttcatatgtacactttaacgtgactcacactgtatatactgtgccaatgatttccacatcgcccggtttgtagcagcctgcatccagcgccttcctgctacctttgcgAGGTCCTCAAGGTGTCACAAGATGGACACCTACAGggcacttacagagcagatatgtaccatcctagactacatctcaacaccaggtgcgattgtggtcaaatacctagagctgccttgtctagcataaaaaaaacaccTTGTGGGTACGTGGCCTCtactctagaaccttgctgacCCGTGATGTACTAGTCCAGCCAGCTGTAAAAATGATGgcgatgataatgatgatgatgatgactcacttGGTGGCCGGGTTGACGTGGAGGCAGCCGACCCGGACTGAGACCATCTGAGGGTCGGGCCGGTCGGAGGGCGTGGTGCAGCGGGATGAGCAGCCGTGCACCTTCAGGCATGACGTCATACTGGAGTGATGACGGTGATGATGATGTCACTCACTTGGTGGCCGGGTTGACGTGGAGGCAGCCGACCCGGACCGAGACCATCTGAGGGTCGGGCCGGTCGGAGGGCGTGGTGCAGCGGGATGAGCAGCCGTCTACCTTCAGGTGTGACGTCATACTGGAGTGATGacggtgatgatgatgacactcaCTTGGTGGCCGGGTTGACGTGGAGGCAGCCGACCCGGACCGACACCATCTGAGGGTCGGGCCGGTCGGAGGGCGTGGTGCAGCGGGATGAGCAGCCGTCCACCTTCAGGTGTGACGTCATACTGGAGTGATGACGGTGATGAGGATGACACTCACTTGGTGGCCGGGTTGACGTGGAGGCAGCCGACCCGGACCGACACCATCTGAGGGTCGGGCCGGTCGGAGGGCGTGGTGCAGCGGGATGAGCAGCCGTCCACCTTCAGGTGTGACGTCATACTGGAGTGATGACGGTGATGAGGATGACACTCACTTGGTGGCCGGGTTGACGTGGAGGCAGCCGACCCGGACCGACACCATCTGAGGGTCGGGCCGGTCGGAGGGCGTGGTGCAGCGGGATGAGCAGCCGTCCACCTTCAGGTGTGACGTCATACTGCAACAAAAccgtatattaaaatataaaaaaaaacatacattcaCTTACTTCGACAATAGGCAGCTTTTTCTCAAAGAATATAGGGTAAACTTCCAGTCATTGCACATGTTTTgtccagtcattggacaaaacacCCCTTGAACGTCCTTAGGGAATATTTACCTACTTCAAATGCAAATTGCAACTTATCACCTTTTTATCTCCATCAGTCGCAATACTCGCAATATCTTAGTTATTGTAATAGAAATTATACTTATTTTCAATTCACTCAACGACAATGCCCTTTAGGTGTCTATTAACTGGAAGTTTAATACCTAATTTGTTTCaatgcacaaattactaaatagtcccgttaacacCTCGTGGTTAGCTAAATATGTTTGTGTTACAAGAGGGATCACCTCACCATATTAGTCCAGCGATGGCGGGGTTtgaaccagggatgttatggatatccgtaaccgtaaccgaaactttcggatatccgaaataaaaaaatatccgtaaccgtaaccgaaaccggtataatattattcctttaTCCGTAACCgaatccataaccgaaactaggtacatatccataacatccctagtttgAACCCACGTTCCTCGAATCAATCGAATCCAGTCCGAGATTTCATACAATATGGTACATTCCctacaatatggtcgagtgaagcgatggctggttcacacgtcatgtctgtgaacaggcgctgccttcggggactggtcaagacaagatatacctaccttaaattttTCAACATAGCTAACAATTAACAATCAACTTAGACAGtggcacggcactaaatataagtatatacaatttatttaaaactaccacacggttttgttatggtgccttgcttttctctctagagttttcttgccttgtctcctaaatagttttatatctggcacttagccagaaggatatcttagacttgtcatgctcactaaaatgtctctggggtagtggcgtgtgaggcgggtcgttacattccctataatatggtcgagtgaagcgatggctggttcacacgtcatgtctgtgaacaggcgctgccttcggggactggtcaaggtgTCCACATCCGTAGATGTAAACACGGCTTAATTTTATACTGAAGGTGTCTAATGTGTCTATGCCTTATTTTTATGgttaatgttggcaacactaaaTTTTATATCGCTCTCTTCCTCATCACACTCTCACCAACTCGTActggtttttgtaaatattgtgtttttataaataaaagtcaagATTAAAGTACAAAATCTTGTTATTTGTATGTTCCACGAACATAAATGGTGCCGAAACTCTATAAACAAGCTTCGACAATAAACTTCGAGCAACGAAACCACACCTTCGCCGGCCGGCAAGAAAAGTAAGCTGATTTCACTGCATATTGCTGAACATACACTTGCAcaagaataaataaatcgaaGGCCAATCAATACACTATTGTGCCATATTGATTTGCAAGTCGCAGTAGCCAAAAGTGaacaattttattcaactttgcAAGAAAATAACCGGCCGCCATTTTGGTTCCCTTTACTTTGCATCGAGAAAAAATATTACCACGCCCTGCCATTTTTCGCCATGACCATGGATAGCGATTCGGCTGAAAAGGAAGTGGACAAGAACGCAAGGAAAGGTATCATAAGAAAAATCGCACAGTGTAAAGCGTCGTTGACAAAGGCAGAAAATTTTATCCGCACATTGGAATCGCCAATCAACAAGGACGTGGTATCTGCGCGGCTACAACAACTGCAGGAGGTGCTGCCAAGGCATGAGCAGCTACTGATCGAATTAAGTACTTTGGACGACACCCTTGATGAAGACTATTTCGGAAACGACGCGTTCGAGGACCGGTATTTGGCGATCGTGGCGAGCCTTCGAGGCCTACTGGCGCCGCAGCCGCCGTCGCCGGCTCCAGCATCGGGCGCGCAGCAGTCTACAGACGCGTGCGCTACCAGCGTGAGGCTGCCAGAAATAGACATTCCTGCGTTTGACGGCAAGGACTACACAAAATACCACTCGTTCATCGAACTCTTTAGTGCAGTGATAGATAATAATTCTAAATTAGCCGCAATTCAAAAGCTTTTCTATCTTAGAAAATACTTAAAAGGTGAGCCATTGTCATTAATCGAAGGATTACCCGTCACCGGGGACTCGTATGGAAAAGCTCTTGAATTGTTGAGAAATAGATATGACAATAAGTTTCTTATTATCACTAACCATGTACAAGAGCTGCTAGACTTCAATCCACTAGTAAAGGGAGCGGCTACCAATTTAAGAGAGTTAGTGTCACATGCTCGCCAGCACTTAGGTGCACTGAAAACATTAGGACAACCGACCGACAGCTGGGACATGATAGTTTTACCCATTTTGTTGCGAAAGGTCGACCAGTTTACTTGCAGAGCCTATCATTCGGAGCGTGACACCACAAAGCTGCCCCTACTGGATGACTTCTTCGCTTTTGTGGAGCGGAGAGCTAGCAGCTTCGAGGAGAGCCAAAGAAGTGAAGGTAAGagcaacaataataataacacttaCAAAACTAAAGTGTCAAACTATGCAAGCAAAACTGCCACACGGTCGTGGTCTTGCAAATATTGTAGTGAGCAAACACATAGATTATTCAAATGTGACAAATTTCTAGCCATCTCACCAGAGGAAAGGCTCAATTTCatttcacaaaataatttatgcaAAATATGTTTCAATTCTCAcacaaataaatgtaaatttcaCTTCAAATGTGAACAGTGCAAGGACAAATCGCATAATACTCTCTTGCACTGCAATGAAAAAGTATCAATGCACAGTAATTCTAATGTTAGCACAATATTGCTGCCCACCATCAAGGCCAAAGTGCTCTGCCGGGATGGCAAATCACACAAAGTAGTCCGGGGACTAGTTGACAGTGGCAGCCAAGTGTCATTTATGACAGCTGACTTAGCAAAAGCATTGCAATTACCGCTAATTGATAGCAATTTAAATATCACAGCCTTggggaaacaaaacaaaacaacctCAAAAGCTGTCAATGCTGAATTTGTGtcacttcaaaataattataagtgccaagttAATTGTTCCATAGTGGACCAAATTACAACCAAGCTGCCACAGCAACAAGTAAGCTGGCAAAATATACAGCTGCCAGACTCTGTGGTGCTTGCAGATAGTGACTTTGACACTCCGGGAGACATTTCATTTCTGCTGTCAGCGGACATATTCTTCCAAATATTGCTGCCTCGCAAAATCAAGCTGCAAAATAGTAATTTGTATCTTATTGATACCCAGTTTGGTTCAATATTGTCAGGTGAAGTAAACAATAGTGAGTTTTGTGCATCCAGTCaccatgtcaccttgcatgctATATGTGACAACAATGTGGATCACCTCCTACAAAAGTTTTGGGAGACTGAAATGGTCCCTGAAACGAAAATGGAGGTTACAGCAAAGCAGGATGCCTGCGAAGCCGAGTTTAAAAGCTCGGTACAGCTCACCAGCGAGTTTCAGGTGTCCCTCCCGCTCAAAGTCCCCGTAGATCAGCTAGACCTAGGAAATACATTTCCTATagcatcaaaaacattaaatgcCATCGAAAAAAGGTTAGCCAAAGATGATCAATTAAATAGAAATTATAATGACTTCATGAATCAATACATAGAAATGGGTCATGCAAAGGTCATCCCACTGTGCCagtcaaatttaaaaaatgcataTTTCATGCAACACTTGCCAGTCATAAGGAACGATAAAAAGACCAATAAAGTAAGAGTTGTTTTTAATGGTAACACAAAAGCTAGTTCGCAGCATCAAAGTTTAAATGATGTTTTGCTGAATGGCCCTAAGGTTCAAAAAGATCTCTTTGACATTCTGATTTTATTCAGGTCATTCAAGTATGTAATGTTAACGGACATCAGGCATATGTACAGAGCTATAAAAATTGATCCATCATTTAGGCATCTACAAAATATATTATGGAAAGATGAAAATAATCAAAGAATTATTCTGCAATTACAGACAGTCACCTATGGACTCAAGAGCTCAAGCTACCTGGCCACCAGATGTCTCCAGGAGTTAGCAGACCGGTTTGGGAGCAATATGCCGCTGGCTGCTGAGGTCATCAGGACAGCCATGTACGTTGACGATGCTCTTTTTGGAGCACAGACCATCGATGAAGCTCTTGAGGTAAGAGATCAATTTATAGACCTGCTAGGACGTGCCAATCTGCAGCTGCATAAATGGGCTGCAAATGATGACCAATTACTGGCTGGCATACCAGCTGACAAGCAGCATTTCGAAGAGCATGAGCTCGGTAATGAGGACCTCTCAATGAAAGCTTTAGGGGTCTCATTCAATGTTAGAGATGATGTTTTTAAAGTGTCATGTCCTATAAAGCAGGTGCAGTCCTGGAATAAAAGGTCCATTTTGAGTGTCATAGGCTCTTTCTTTGACCCCTTAGGGCTCGCTGGGCCAATAATAGTTCGAGCAAAGGAATTTCTACAAAAAGTGTGGAAGGAGAATCTCGAGTGGGACTCGCCCATACCAATGTCATTGCTTAAGGCCTGGTTAACATTCTATGAACAGCTAGAACAAATGCCTATAATTTCTGTACaaagaaacataaatataaataatgcgCAGGTAATACAATTGCTAGGATATTGTGACGCTTCTAGCGTCGCCTACGGCTGCTGCATATATATAAGGGTTATTCAAGGCAGCAAAGTAACCACAACACTTTTGTGTTCAAAGTCTAGAATTGCTCCAGTAAAAAACGCCTTGACTATACCTAAGCTAGAGTTAAATGGTGCAGTGTTGCTAGCCAAACTGTATTGCAAAGTCAAAGCAATCTATGCTAAAATTAACTTCAATGCTGTACATTTATTTTCTGACTCCCAAGTTGTTCTGTGTTGGTTGAAGTCTAGCAGAAATAATATACCGGCTTATGTCAAAAAcagaataaatttaataaattcaagtACTACAGAATGTAAATGGTTTCACATAGATGGAGCTTCCAATCCAGCTGATTGCTTGTCTCGAGGCTGCAATCCCCAAGACCTGCCATCGAACACCTTATGGTGGCATGGGCCTCCTCAACTTGACTCACTGGAGTATGAGCCTTCACCATCATTGGCTTCATGCAACCACTTGCTTTGCGAGAGGGGACCTGCCGAGAACGAGCAAGCAGCTTGTTTGGTTGTGACACAAGAACCACAATTGTTTGAAAAATATTCTTCATGGTTCACTATGCAAAGAATTGTAGCTTGGATATTAAGGTTTAAAttcaattgtttaaataaacataataaaattaaaggaaaTTTGACTGTAAAAGAATTGTTAAATGCTCAATACAGAATAATTTCTATAACGCAAGGCTTGTATTTTCCTTcggaaatatcaaaaataaaaaataatttgccaataaaatctaatttaaaatCCTTGGCTCCATTCATAGATGGAAATGGTATAATGAGGGTTGGTGGCCGGTTGCAAAACGCCCCAGTGCCATACACGCAAAAGCATCCGATTATTTTGCCCAATAAGTGTCATGTCACGAATTCAATTATTCGAAATGAACACTGTGTATTAATGCATGCTGGTATCACCCTCGTATTAAGTAGTCTGAAACTTAAGTATTGGATCATTAGCGCCGGTCGCGaagtaaagaaaattattaacaAGTGCTTAAAATGTTACAGGTTTAAGGCTCAAGTAGCCAGCCAGTTTATGGGATCCCTGCCCTCCGATCGCGTCACCGAGAGCCACCCATTCGACAAGGTTGGAATCGACTTCTGTGGTCCGTTTCAAGTAAAACAATCGGACATGCGGAGGGCCGTTGTCACCAAAGGCTACACACTGGTAATTGTTTGCTTCGCCACTAAGGCTGTCCACCTTGAGCTAGTTTCAGACATGACAACTCAAACATTCTTAGCAGCCTTAAAAAGATTCATTGGCAGACGCGGTATTCCCGCCATTATTAATTGCGATAATGCACAAACGTTTAAAGGAGCCGACAACGTGCTCCACGACTTGTATAAATTAGTCAATTCCAAAAAGCATCAATCTCAAGTGAATGTGGCTGCTGTAGAGA
This window contains:
- the LOC135075309 gene encoding uncharacterized protein LOC135075309 isoform X2; this translates as MTMDSDSAEKEVDKNARKGIIRKIAQCKASLTKAENFIRTLESPINKDVVSARLQQLQEVLPRHEQLLIELSTLDDTLDEDYFGNDAFEDRYLAIVASLRGLLAPQPPSPAPASGAQQSTDACATSVRLPEIDIPAFDGKDYTKYHSFIELFSAVIDNNSKLAAIQKLFYLRKYLKGEPLSLIEGLPVTGDSYGKALELLRNRYDNKFLIITNHVQELLDFNPLVKGAATNLRELVSHARQHLGALKTLGQPTDSWDMIVLPILLRKVDQFTCRAYHSERDTTKLPLLDDFFAFVERRASSFEESQRSEGKSNNNNNTYKTKVSNYASKTATRSWSCKYCSEQTHRLFKCDKFLAISPEERLNFISQNNLCKICFNSHTNKCKFHFKCEQCKDKSHNTLLHCNEKVSMHSNSNVSTILLPTIKAKVLCRDGKSHKVVRGLVDSGSQVSFMTADLAKALQLPLIDSNLNITALGKQNKTTSKAVNAEFVSLQNNYKCQVNCSIVDQITTKLPQQQVSWQNIQLPDSVVLADSDFDTPGDISFLLSADIFFQILLPRKIKLQNSNLYLIDTQFGSILSDSHLWTQELKLPGHQMSPGVSRPVWEQYAAGC
- the LOC135075309 gene encoding uncharacterized protein LOC135075309 isoform X1 → MTMDSDSAEKEVDKNARKGIIRKIAQCKASLTKAENFIRTLESPINKDVVSARLQQLQEVLPRHEQLLIELSTLDDTLDEDYFGNDAFEDRYLAIVASLRGLLAPQPPSPAPASGAQQSTDACATSVRLPEIDIPAFDGKDYTKYHSFIELFSAVIDNNSKLAAIQKLFYLRKYLKGEPLSLIEGLPVTGDSYGKALELLRNRYDNKFLIITNHVQELLDFNPLVKGAATNLRELVSHARQHLGALKTLGQPTDSWDMIVLPILLRKVDQFTCRAYHSERDTTKLPLLDDFFAFVERRASSFEESQRSEGKSNNNNNTYKTKVSNYASKTATRSWSCKYCSEQTHRLFKCDKFLAISPEERLNFISQNNLCKICFNSHTNKCKFHFKCEQCKDKSHNTLLHCNEKVSMHSNSNVSTILLPTIKAKVLCRDGKSHKVVRGLVDSGSQVSFMTADLAKALQLPLIDSNLNITALGKQNKTTSKAVNAEFVSLQNNYKCQVNCSIVDQITTKLPQQQVSWQNIQLPDSVVLADSDFDTPGDISFLLSADIFFQILLPRKIKLQNSNLYLIDTQFGSILSGEVNNNSHLWTQELKLPGHQMSPGVSRPVWEQYAAGC